The Sphingopyxis sp. YR583 DNA segment TCCGCGATAGGGAATGAACGGACCACCGCGGCCCGCCGCGGCGTTGCGGATCAGTGCCGCCGGGTTCATGCCCAGCTTGGCGACGGCGCCTTCGGCCTTGGCCGCGCGTTCGTTGACCGCGGTCAACAGGCGGTTGGCGAAATCTTCTTGCCGCGCTTCGAGGCGGGCAAGGATCTGCGCTTCGGGCGGCAGGTTTGGGTCGATCAGCGCACTGGTCTTGAGCGGCGCCTTTTCGGCGGCCGGGGCAGCCGCTTCGGTGCCGGCCTCGGGCGTCACGGCCGCGGGCTCGACGCCGAAATGAACTTTCGACCATTCTTCGAGCTGTTCCTGCCGGTCTTCGAGGTCGGCGGCGGTTTCGGCGACATTGTCGCGATATTTGGCGATGCGGGCCTCGGCGGCGCTTGCTTCGGCCTGCTGCGCCGCGACCGCTGCGCGTTCGTCGGCCTTGAGCAACTGGTTGATCAATATGGCGAGCGTGACCGCCGCCCACGCCAGCAGAACCGCGCCGGCGATCAGCGCGACGCGCTTTTGCCACACGGCGCTGACGCGCAGGAACCGGACATGACCGTGCGTGCGAACGAAGATTTCATGGTCCTGAAACAGCGCAGAAACGCGCTGGCGCAACTGGCGCAGACCCGTTGTTTTCGATGACAAGTGGCGACCCCATCTTGTGTTTTATTGGAGCCCTCCGCCCCGATTGATGCGCGCCTTATCAGGCAGCGTTCACCGGAGCGAATCTTTGGGGCAGGAGTCGAGCCGAGTCGAAACCATCGCGCGGTGAACGGTGTCAAAGGGTGCGAACAATGCCATTTTGGTAGGAAATCGCGGGCGAATCGGCCGATTATATTGACGGCTTGCTTACCAATTTTGGGTAGGGTTAAGCGGTGAATATCATGGCCGAATCTGCTCGTTCCGCTGCCTCCGAATCGGCAAGCACCCCGTCCGCGCCGGTGGGCGCGCGGCCGCGTTCGGCGGTGAGCGCGGGCGTCGGCATCGTCGGCCTCGCGGGTCTGGTGAGCTATTTGCTTATCGCGCGTTTCGCGCCCGACATCGCGGCGTTCCTTGGTATCGACTGGGGCAATCGCGGCGCCATGAACGGCCCCAATTCGGCGATTGCGAGCGTGCTCGCGTGCGGATTGCCGATGGTGCTGTGGTCGGTCTTCGTCGACAAGGTACACCGCAATCCGTCGACCGGAATCGACTGGGAACTGCGCCGTCCGTGGCGCGAGACGCTCGACATCAGCCTGACCAAGCTCGCCGGAATGTGGGCGACATGGGGGCTGATCGCGCTGATCTATGCGACGATGCGCTATTATTGGGAGGGCAATTACGCCTTTTCGATGAATCTTCTCGAGACGGTCGCGCCATGGCTGCTGCTCGCGTCGGTAGCCTATATGCTGTGGCTCGACCGCCGCATGATCGAACCGCGCGACGGCTGCTGGCAATTCGGCCGCTGGCTGATTGCGCCGGGGCAACCGGTCGACGGCCGTGCGATCGGCCATCACCTGCGCGCCTGGGCGGTGAAGGGGTTTTTCACCGCCTTCATGCTGTCGATCGTGCCGGGGAATTTCTCGTCGCTGGTGACGGTGCCGATGAGCGAGGTGCTCGCCAACCCCTATATGACCGGCATCTGGGCGATCAATTTCCTCTATCTGGTCGACGTCCATATCGCGACGGTCGGCTATATCCTGACGTTGAAACCGCTCGACGCGCATATCCGTACCGCCAATCCCTATGGCATGGCGTGGGTCGCCGCGCTCGTCTGCTACCCGCCCTTCATCCTGATGAACGGTGGCCCGCTCGACTATCAGGTTAATGGATCCGACTGGGGCTATTGGTTGCAGGGAGATGAGGGCCTGCTGATCGCCTGGGGTATTGTGCTGGTGCTGCTCACCGCGGTCTACAGCTGGGCGACGATGGCGTTCGGCATCCGCTTTTCGAACCTGACGCACCGCGGCGTGATTACGCATGGCCCGTATAAATATACGCGCCATCCGGCCTATATTTCGAAGAATATGAGCTGGTGGGTCGGCTCGCTGCCGTTCCTCGTCACCGCGGGCGGCTGGGTCGAAGCGGCGCGCAACGTCATCCTGCTGGGGCTGGTCAGCGGCGTCTATTACTGGCGCGCGAAGACCGAGGAAAAGCATCTCCTCGCGGATCCGGCCTATGTCGCTTACTGGAACTGGGCGCAGGACCATGCGCTGGTTCCGCGCTTCTTTGCGAAACTCAGCGGACGAAGGCGCCCGCTGATCCGCCTCGAACCCGACGAGCGCGTCGGGCCGGTGGCCTGATCCGCGCGGGGAACATGTCCCCGCGCGGCCAGATTTGCATCAGAATTTGACGCTCGCTTCGATCCCGTAGATGCGGGGTTCGTTGACGTAGCTGGTCAGATTGTTGAAATCGATGCCGCCGGTCGGCGACGCGTCGTTGGTGATGTTGCGCACGAAGCCCGCAAAGTCGAAGCGGTCGGTCTTATAACCGAGGCGAACACCGCCCTCGAGCAGCTTGTCGTCCGAAAATTCGACCGAGCGGTAGAGGAAGAACTGGATCTTCGAGCGGTAATACCAGTCGGTGAAGGCATAGATGGCGCCGTCGCCGACGGGGACTTCATAGCCTGCGGTCCAGTTGAGCGTGAACTTCGGCGACTGCGGCAGCTGGTTGCCGTCGATCGAGAAGATCCCCGGGCTGCCCGGACGTGCGGGGTCGAGCACGGTGCAAGGCGTCGCCGAGCCGCAGCCTGCGACAAAGGCGTTGGCATCGTCGATCTTGGCGACGTTCCACGCACCGCCGATCGAGAAGGTCAGGCCCTTCGCCGGCGCTGCCTGCAGTTCGGCTTCGATGCCATGGCCCTTGGCGTCGACATTGAGCAGGCTCGCGACGTTCGACGTGCCGCCGACTGCGGTGAGTTGGAGATCCTTGGTGTCGAAGAAATAGCCGGTCAGGTTGAAACGGACGCGGTTGTCGAGGAAGTTGGTCTTGATCCCCGCTTCATACGACATCGTCTCTTCCTGATCGGCGGTCGAGATGACGCGCGAGAAGGTCAGGCGGCCCTGCACCGAAGGCGCGCGATAGCCTCGCGCGACGCGGGCATAGAGCGTCACTGCGTCCGACGCCTCATAGGTCGCGCTGGCGTCCCACGTCAGCAGCTTGCCCTTGACCTTGGCGGCCTGTGGGGGGACCGGCGTGTTCGGATCGACGACGAAGATCGGGCGCGTTTCGACAGGGCGCGACGCGACGAAATTACGCGTGTCATGGTTGTAGCGCGCGCCGGCCTGCAGTTTGAAGCCATTGTCGAACTCGTAGTTGACCGAGCCGAAGAGGCCGTAAGCTTCGCTATCCTGACGCTGGATCGCGATCGCCGACGGGGTCGCGTCGGTCGGGCCGCCGAACTCGAAGCTCGAAATGTCGAGCTTTTCGTCGAAGTAGAAGGCGCCGAACTGGTAACCGAGCCCGCCGTTGTTGTTCGACGCGATGCGGATTTCCTGCGTGAACTGGTCGAGGCTGGGGACATTGTCCTGGCTCTGCGCCGAGAACGGAATTAGGCCCGGCCCACTAACGGGCGCGAACTGGTTGCCGAAGCCACCGTCGATATCGCCGCGGCTGCGGAAATTGCCGTTCCAATAGGAGGTGATCGAGTAAGCGGTCACCGGCCCGAAATCATATTCGAGGTTCAGCCCGGCGTTATAGGTGTTGAGCTTCTGGAAGTTCAGCCCGTCCTGATAGACTTCGTCGCGCTTGAACTTGGTGCCCGCACCGCCGAGGCCGACGAGCTTGTTGCTGCCCGGAAGCTGTGTATTGGCGCGGAAGATGATCGCCGAACCGTCATAGATGCGGACCTGCCCGGTCACGCGGCCGGTGAAGGGGCCATTTTCATACTGGAGCTGGAGGCGAGCGGCGATGTCGTCATAGCCGCCGAGATCCTTGCTCTTGGTCGTCGCGATATTGTCGACCCAATTGTCGCGATGCTGGAAGAGGGTCGAGAGGCGGACCGAGAAGCCATTGTCGTCGGCGGCACCCGCCGCAACCTCAACCTGCGTCGTGCCATAGCGACCATAGCTGGCGCGCGCATAGCCGCCGGTCTTGCCGGGCTTGACGGTGTCGAACTTGACGATGCCCGCCGGCGTGTTGCGGCCGAACAGGGTGCCTTGGGGCCCGCGGAGGACTTCGACGCGGTCGAGATCGAAGATCGGGAAGCCCTTGAGGATCGGGTTTTCGAGGACGACGTCGTCATAGACGAGGCTGACCGGCTGCGAAGCATTGAGATCGAAGTCGGTGTTGCCGAGCCCGCGGATATAAAAGCGCGGGAAGGTACGGCCGAACGAGCTTTCGATGTTCAGGCTGGGGACGCGGCCCGCAAGCACGCGAACGTCCGAGCCAGTCGAGGTGATCGCATCGAGCGTATTGCCCGACAGCACCGAGACGGCGACCGGCACGTCCTGCAGGCTTTCTTCGCGGCGCTGCGCGGTAACAACGATGTCGCCGAGGCCGCTGTCTTCAGCGACGGGTGCGGTGTCCTGCGCTGCGGCGGGGGCGGCCCAGGCCGACGTGGCGAGGGCAATGCTTATAGCAATAGTGGAAGGAAAGTGGCGCATGGCGAGCTTCCTGAAACAGAGTTGATGATGGGAGAGCGGAAAAACCAAAGGCTCTTTGGCTTTCCGCGCGCGCGCAATCAATCGCCGAAGCGCACACCGCCGACGTTCATGTCAGCAGTGTTGCGCATTTGCTGCACTTTTGCGGCGCGTGGCCCGTCAGAAACTGAGTTCGTCGTAGATCTTCGAAAGGTCGCCGCCCCATGCACCTTCATAAAGGTCGAGCAGGTCGTGTGCGGGCGACTTGCCGGTCTTGGCGATACGGCGCAGCGGTTCGAGGAAGCCGACCTCATTGTCGCCCATCGAATTGACTTCGCCGCGCGCGGCAAGACCCGCGGCCGCGATGTCGAGGACGCGGTGTGCGAGTTCGCCCACGGTGCCGCCGCCGGGGGCGGGGGCGTCGAGACCTTCGCTGGGGACGGCGTCGCGGAGCGTCTGTTGCTCCTCGATGCTCCAGCCCTTGACCAGATCCCAGGCGGCGTCGAGCGCGCCCTGATCGTAAAGAAGGCCGACCCACAGGGCAGGGAGCGCGCAGATGCGGTTCCACGGGCCGCCGTCGGCGCCGCGCATTTCGAGGAAGCTCTTCAAACGCACTTCGGGGAAAGCGGTCGAAAGATGGTCGTTCCAGTCGGAGAGGCGCGGCTTCTCGCCGGGTAGCGCGGGCAGTTCGCCCTTCAGGAAGTCGCGGAAGCTCTGGCCCGCGGCATCGATATATTTGCCGTCGCGGAAGACGAAATACATCGGGACGTCGAGCATATAGTCGACATAGCGTTCGTAACCGAACCCATCTTCGAACACGAAAGGCAACATGCCGGTGCGTGCGGGGTCGGTGTCGGTCCAGATATGGCTGCGGTACGACATATAGCCGTTCGGCTTGCCCTCGGTGAACGGCGAGGAGGCGAAGAGCGCGGTCGCGAGCGGCTGCAGCGCGAGCGATACGCGGAATTTCTGCACCATGTCGGCCTCGGACGAATAGTCGAGGTTGGTCTGGATCGTGCAGGTGCGCAGCATCATGTCGAGGCCCATCGTGCCGACGCGCGGCATATGCTCAAGCATGATCTTGTAGCGGCCCTTGGGCATGATCGGCAGTTCGGCGCGCGTCTTGTCAGGCCACATGCCGAGCCCGAGGAAGCCGAGGCCAAGTTCGGCGCCGACTTCTTTCACCTGTTTGAGGTGCCGGCCGGTTTCGGCGCAGGTCTGGTGGAGGTTTTCGAGCGGCGCGCCCGACAGTTCGAGCTGGCCCGCAGGTTCAAGGCTGACGGTGCCGTCGCTGCCGGCCAAAGCAATCACCTTGCCGCCCTCGATCACCGGTTCCCAGCCGAAGCGGGTGAGCGCCATCAACAGGTCGTGGATGCCGCCGGGCTCGTCATAGGAGGGTGCACGATGGTCGGCGGTGCGATAGACGAATTTCTCATGCTCGGTGCCGATGCGCCAGCGGTCCTTGGGCTTTTCGCCCTGGATCATGGGGCCGGCGAGCTGGTCGCGGCTTTCGACGATGGGATCGTTGCTGTCCGAGGCGGTGCGCGTGCTCATATCGCGCCATTATACGGTTCGGTACAGAAAGCAATCGGCTGTTGATAGCGCCCTATTTGACGCGTGCGCGCAGGTTGATCGTGAAGCTCGATCCGGGGGTCATCGCGCCCTTCGGCCGGACACGGACATGGGTGATGGCGGCATCGACGCCATCGGCGTCGGCGGTGGGGGCGTAGGTCCAGCTGGCGCCGCCATTGTTCGAAAATTCGAGATCGTCGGCACTGCTCGAGAGGCTGGTAAAGCCATAGGTCAGTCCGCTTCCCCCCGGCGCGAAGAGGATTGGTCCGGGACCGGGCGCGTAAGTGCCGACGAACAGGTCGAGGTTCGCGGGGATCGCATCGGTAACGATCAGGCTGCCCGTCGTCGGGGCGGTGCCCGATGGGGCGGTGACCGTCAGGCTGTAGTTGGCGAAGCTGCCGGGGATCAGCTTGGGGTTGGTAAGGCCGTTCACCGGGTCGCTATAGGCGAGCGAGGTTTTCGCGATCGAAAGCGGCACGATATAGGTGTTGGTGAAGGTGCAGACGATCGCCGTATCGGCGGGCGCGACGGTCAGCACATTGCCCGCGAGTGCGGCCGAATTGCCGGTGCAGGCGAGCGCTTGCGCATAGTTGGCGGCGTTGCCGAC contains these protein-coding regions:
- a CDS encoding M23 family metallopeptidase codes for the protein MSSKTTGLRQLRQRVSALFQDHEIFVRTHGHVRFLRVSAVWQKRVALIAGAVLLAWAAVTLAILINQLLKADERAAVAAQQAEASAAEARIAKYRDNVAETAADLEDRQEQLEEWSKVHFGVEPAAVTPEAGTEAAAPAAEKAPLKTSALIDPNLPPEAQILARLEARQEDFANRLLTAVNERAAKAEGAVAKLGMNPAALIRNAAAGRGGPFIPYRGAKGRASSLGKSFAALESALFRMEVLERTLVAIPSGQPANVLMLSSSFGYRSDPFTGAGAMHSGLDFPGPMGTPILAAAPGRVVYVGQKSGYGNVVEVDHGQGILTRYAHLSGFTSKVGAQVAAGEQIAKMGSTGRSTGSHLHFEVRLNGVAVNPRRFLEAKADVLEVKDDARQRVGSVAAVRGAR
- a CDS encoding methyltransferase family protein gives rise to the protein MAESARSAASESASTPSAPVGARPRSAVSAGVGIVGLAGLVSYLLIARFAPDIAAFLGIDWGNRGAMNGPNSAIASVLACGLPMVLWSVFVDKVHRNPSTGIDWELRRPWRETLDISLTKLAGMWATWGLIALIYATMRYYWEGNYAFSMNLLETVAPWLLLASVAYMLWLDRRMIEPRDGCWQFGRWLIAPGQPVDGRAIGHHLRAWAVKGFFTAFMLSIVPGNFSSLVTVPMSEVLANPYMTGIWAINFLYLVDVHIATVGYILTLKPLDAHIRTANPYGMAWVAALVCYPPFILMNGGPLDYQVNGSDWGYWLQGDEGLLIAWGIVLVLLTAVYSWATMAFGIRFSNLTHRGVITHGPYKYTRHPAYISKNMSWWVGSLPFLVTAGGWVEAARNVILLGLVSGVYYWRAKTEEKHLLADPAYVAYWNWAQDHALVPRFFAKLSGRRRPLIRLEPDERVGPVA
- a CDS encoding TonB-dependent receptor, which encodes MRHFPSTIAISIALATSAWAAPAAAQDTAPVAEDSGLGDIVVTAQRREESLQDVPVAVSVLSGNTLDAITSTGSDVRVLAGRVPSLNIESSFGRTFPRFYIRGLGNTDFDLNASQPVSLVYDDVVLENPILKGFPIFDLDRVEVLRGPQGTLFGRNTPAGIVKFDTVKPGKTGGYARASYGRYGTTQVEVAAGAADDNGFSVRLSTLFQHRDNWVDNIATTKSKDLGGYDDIAARLQLQYENGPFTGRVTGQVRIYDGSAIIFRANTQLPGSNKLVGLGGAGTKFKRDEVYQDGLNFQKLNTYNAGLNLEYDFGPVTAYSITSYWNGNFRSRGDIDGGFGNQFAPVSGPGLIPFSAQSQDNVPSLDQFTQEIRIASNNNGGLGYQFGAFYFDEKLDISSFEFGGPTDATPSAIAIQRQDSEAYGLFGSVNYEFDNGFKLQAGARYNHDTRNFVASRPVETRPIFVVDPNTPVPPQAAKVKGKLLTWDASATYEASDAVTLYARVARGYRAPSVQGRLTFSRVISTADQEETMSYEAGIKTNFLDNRVRFNLTGYFFDTKDLQLTAVGGTSNVASLLNVDAKGHGIEAELQAAPAKGLTFSIGGAWNVAKIDDANAFVAGCGSATPCTVLDPARPGSPGIFSIDGNQLPQSPKFTLNWTAGYEVPVGDGAIYAFTDWYYRSKIQFFLYRSVEFSDDKLLEGGVRLGYKTDRFDFAGFVRNITNDASPTGGIDFNNLTSYVNEPRIYGIEASVKF
- a CDS encoding glutamate--cysteine ligase, which produces MSTRTASDSNDPIVESRDQLAGPMIQGEKPKDRWRIGTEHEKFVYRTADHRAPSYDEPGGIHDLLMALTRFGWEPVIEGGKVIALAGSDGTVSLEPAGQLELSGAPLENLHQTCAETGRHLKQVKEVGAELGLGFLGLGMWPDKTRAELPIMPKGRYKIMLEHMPRVGTMGLDMMLRTCTIQTNLDYSSEADMVQKFRVSLALQPLATALFASSPFTEGKPNGYMSYRSHIWTDTDPARTGMLPFVFEDGFGYERYVDYMLDVPMYFVFRDGKYIDAAGQSFRDFLKGELPALPGEKPRLSDWNDHLSTAFPEVRLKSFLEMRGADGGPWNRICALPALWVGLLYDQGALDAAWDLVKGWSIEEQQTLRDAVPSEGLDAPAPGGGTVGELAHRVLDIAAAGLAARGEVNSMGDNEVGFLEPLRRIAKTGKSPAHDLLDLYEGAWGGDLSKIYDELSF